In Streptomyces hawaiiensis, one genomic interval encodes:
- a CDS encoding sigma-70 family RNA polymerase sigma factor: MTAHPPGLVTEAFEAQRDRLRAVAYRVLGSHADAEDVVQEAWMRLVRQDEATIGNLAGWLTTVVGRISLDLLRSRRAHPETAYEQEFANLVVTPDDDPAPDEQVALADSVGLALLVVLDSLTPSERLAFVLHDMFAVPFQEIGQILGKSTDATKMVASRARRKVQAADRPAGTGREHRKAVQAFGAAALNGDFEALLRVLDPNVKLTVDTPDGVVVTLGATRVAAGARMFSGEVARQRPVLVNGIPGHMSWSPDGSPLSIIAFTVTEGRITGIHIVVDPAKLVSIHLPPGSVKRAV; this comes from the coding sequence ACCGCGTGCTGGGCTCGCACGCCGATGCCGAGGACGTGGTCCAGGAAGCCTGGATGCGCCTGGTCCGCCAGGACGAGGCGACCATCGGCAATCTGGCAGGCTGGCTGACCACCGTGGTCGGCCGAATCAGCCTGGACCTCCTGAGATCCCGCCGAGCCCACCCCGAAACCGCCTACGAGCAAGAGTTCGCGAACCTCGTGGTGACACCCGACGATGACCCCGCGCCGGACGAGCAGGTGGCGCTGGCCGATTCAGTCGGCCTCGCCCTGCTCGTCGTCCTCGACTCGCTCACCCCGAGCGAACGCCTGGCGTTCGTCCTGCACGACATGTTCGCGGTCCCGTTCCAAGAAATCGGCCAGATCCTGGGCAAATCCACCGACGCCACCAAGATGGTCGCCAGCCGTGCCCGCCGCAAGGTCCAAGCCGCGGACCGGCCGGCGGGCACCGGCCGCGAGCACCGAAAGGCCGTCCAGGCATTCGGCGCTGCCGCCCTCAACGGCGACTTCGAAGCGCTCCTGCGTGTCCTCGACCCAAACGTGAAGCTGACCGTCGACACCCCCGATGGCGTGGTCGTCACCCTCGGCGCCACCAGGGTCGCCGCTGGTGCCCGTATGTTCTCCGGCGAGGTCGCCCGCCAACGACCCGTGCTGGTCAACGGCATCCCCGGCCACATGTCCTGGAGCCCCGACGGAAGCCCTCTCTCCATCATCGCCTTCACCGTCACCGAAGGCCGGATCACCGGCATCCACATCGTCGTCGACCCGGCCAAACTCGTCTCGATCCATCTGCCACCCGGGTCTGTCAAACGAGCGGTGTAG